The following proteins are co-located in the Telopea speciosissima isolate NSW1024214 ecotype Mountain lineage chromosome 9, Tspe_v1, whole genome shotgun sequence genome:
- the LOC122639205 gene encoding uncharacterized protein LOC122639205, protein MDYDRDTDDDMKIESDSDGEIDKKTIQTVIILAATAIAIAVEKYSKMFLHKEPYRIQRLRGITETQLIIDGSERTCRNLIRLSKRAFSSLCDMLRQRGLLYDNKLVQVEEQVVIFLHTVGHNVKNRVVSHMFGHSGETISRYFNKVLDGIMKLYPLLLKPPSTTTHKRITSNGSRFYPYFKDCVGAIDGSHIPTWVQVEQHRSFRDRHGCISQNILVSACDFDKKFTYILAGQADRHTILEYWIMPYTGRRRKVSGTQDKFYLVDAGFPNQKGFLRPFRNVRYHVKEWKNSNLGPQDKKELFNLRHASLRNCIECAFGLLKKRFKILKNQPEYPFKTQVKIVNACVLLHNLCLTVNSYEEEESFFKPRKKKNLLPTMLA, encoded by the coding sequence ATGGATTATGATCGAGATACTGATGATGACATGAAAATAGAGAGTGATAGTGACGGTGAGATTGACAAGAAAACCATCCAGACAGTAATCATCTTGGCGGCTACTGCTATTGCAATAGCAGTGGAGAAGTATTCAAAAATGTTCCTTCATAAAGAGCCTTACCGTATTCAGAGACTCCGTGGCATTACTGAGACACAACTAATTATTGATGGTTCAGAGAGGACGTGTCGAAACTTGATAAGATTGAGCAAGAGGGCTTTTTCTAGCTTATGTGACATGCTGCGACAAAGGGGTCTACTGTATGACAACAAATTAGTGCAAGTAGAGGAACAAGTGGTGATATTTTTACACACAGTTGGCCATAATGTTAAGAACCGAGTAGTTTCACATATGTTTGGCCATTCTGGGGAGACTATAAGTCGATACTTTAACAAGGTATTGGATGGAATAATGAAATTATACCCACTACTGCTCAAGCCTCCAAGTACAACAACGCATAAGCGAATCACAAGTAACGGTAGTAGATTCTATCCATACTTCAAGGATTGCGTTGGAGCCATAGATGGTTCACATATCCCAACATGGGTTCAAGTAGAACAACATCGTTCATTTCGTGATAGGCATGGATGTATATCCCAAAACATCCTAGTCAGTGCATGCGATTTTGACAAGAAGTTTACATATATACTTGCTGGTCAGGCAGATCGGCATACGATTCTCGAATATTGGATAATGCCATACACAGGTAGGAGAAGGAAGGTTAGCGGTACTCAAGACAAATTCTATCTTGTTGATGCTGGGTTTCCTAATCAGAAAGGATTCTTGAGACCATTCCGTAATGTTCGATATCACGTGAAAGAGTGGAAAAACTCTAATTTGGGGCCGCAAGATAAGAAGGAGTTGTTTAATTTACGACATGCCTCTTTGCGTAATTGCATTGAATGTGCGTTTGGTCTCTTGAAGAAAAGATTCAAGATATTGAAAAATCAGCCTGAATATCCTTTTAAGACACAAGTCAAGATTGTGAATGCTTGTGTTCTTCTTCATAATTTGTGTTTGACTGTAAATAGTTATGAGGAAGAGGAGTCATTTTTCAagccgaggaagaagaagaatctactTCCAACAATGCTAGCATAA